In a single window of the Deinococcus aetherius genome:
- the ilvD gene encoding dihydroxy-acid dehydratase gives MTDTTAKRKLNWNSHHVTQGDERAPNRAMLRAVGFGDGDFEKAIIGVAHAQSNITPCNNGLGELAGHITDAIREGGAMPQVYGTITVSDGISMGTEGMKCSLVSREVIADSIETVSRGQSHDGVIVVGGCDKNMPGAMIGIARLNIPAVFVYGGTIKPGHHDGKDLTIVSVFEAVGAFGAGKIDRAEFEAIEKKACPGNGACGGMYTANTMSSAFEAMGMSLPYSSTMSAVDAEKATSSADSARALIRLIEQDIRPRDILTKEAFENAITVVMAVGGSTNAVLHLMAIAHACDIDLSLSDFERIRERTPVFCDLKPSGKYVATDLHEVGGIPRVMKMLLGAGLLHGDCLTVTGKTIAENLADEPGQPDEGQDVIHPFEEPIYTQGHLAILRGNLAPQGSVAKISGLKSIKITGPARVFDSEEECMAAIMGDRIKAGDVLVIRYEGPKGGPGMREMLSPTSAIIGKGLGDSVGLITDGRFSGGTFGLVVGHVAPEAFVGGPIALVQEGDTIELNAETLQLTLHVDEEELERRRAAWVAPEPRYKRGVLAKYARLVSSAAVGAYTD, from the coding sequence ATGACGGACACCACAGCGAAGAGGAAGCTCAACTGGAACAGCCACCACGTCACGCAGGGCGACGAGCGCGCCCCCAACCGGGCGATGCTGCGCGCGGTGGGCTTCGGGGACGGCGACTTCGAGAAGGCGATCATCGGCGTGGCGCACGCGCAGAGCAACATCACGCCGTGCAACAACGGGCTGGGCGAGCTGGCGGGCCACATCACGGACGCGATCCGCGAGGGCGGCGCGATGCCGCAGGTGTACGGCACGATCACGGTCTCCGACGGCATCAGCATGGGCACGGAAGGGATGAAGTGTTCTCTCGTCAGCCGCGAGGTGATCGCCGACTCCATCGAGACCGTCTCGCGCGGGCAGTCGCACGACGGCGTGATCGTGGTGGGCGGCTGCGACAAGAACATGCCCGGCGCGATGATCGGGATCGCGCGGCTGAACATTCCCGCCGTCTTCGTCTACGGCGGCACCATCAAGCCCGGGCACCACGACGGCAAGGACCTCACCATCGTCTCGGTGTTCGAGGCCGTCGGCGCTTTCGGGGCGGGCAAGATCGACCGGGCGGAGTTCGAGGCCATTGAGAAAAAGGCCTGTCCCGGCAACGGCGCGTGCGGCGGCATGTACACGGCGAACACGATGAGCAGCGCCTTCGAGGCGATGGGGATGAGCCTGCCGTACTCCTCGACGATGAGCGCGGTGGACGCGGAGAAGGCGACGAGCAGCGCCGACTCCGCCCGCGCCCTGATCCGGCTGATCGAGCAGGACATCCGCCCGCGCGACATCCTGACGAAAGAGGCGTTCGAGAACGCCATCACCGTCGTCATGGCGGTGGGCGGCTCCACGAACGCCGTGCTGCACCTGATGGCGATTGCCCACGCCTGCGACATCGACCTTTCGCTTTCGGACTTCGAGCGTATCCGCGAGCGCACCCCCGTCTTCTGCGACCTCAAGCCCAGCGGGAAGTACGTCGCCACCGACCTGCACGAGGTGGGCGGCATCCCGCGCGTGATGAAGATGCTGCTGGGGGCCGGGCTGCTGCATGGCGACTGCCTGACGGTAACGGGCAAGACCATCGCCGAGAACCTGGCGGACGAGCCCGGTCAGCCCGACGAGGGACAGGACGTGATTCATCCCTTCGAGGAGCCGATCTACACGCAGGGGCACCTCGCCATCCTGCGCGGGAACCTCGCGCCGCAGGGCTCGGTCGCCAAGATCAGCGGCCTCAAGAGCATCAAGATCACCGGCCCCGCCCGCGTGTTCGACTCCGAGGAAGAATGCATGGCGGCGATCATGGGTGACCGGATCAAGGCAGGGGACGTGCTCGTCATCCGCTACGAGGGGCCCAAGGGCGGCCCCGGAATGCGCGAGATGCTCTCCCCCACGAGCGCGATCATCGGCAAGGGGCTGGGCGACAGTGTGGGCCTGATCACCGACGGGCGCTTCTCGGGCGGCACCTTCGGGCTGGTCGTGGGGCACGTCGCTCCCGAGGCGTTCGTGGGCGGTCCCATCGCGCTCGTGCAGGAGGGGGACACCATCGAGCTGAACGCCGAGACGCTGCAACTCACCCTGCACGTGGACGAGGAGGAGCTGGAGCGGCGGCGGGCGGCGTGGGTGGCCCCTGAGCCTCGCTACAAGCGCGGCGTGCTGGCGAAGTACGCGCGGCTGGTGAGCAGCGCGGCGGTGGGGGCGTACACGGACTGA
- the secD gene encoding protein translocase subunit SecD, translated as MTYNNPNRNRNRRPPPKRVAPTPGKPNRWTGLLLLLTLLASLAYIWRPWEHPQTPFSLWNDKYQFMTLGLDLKGGLRIELAPEGGPATREELDRVKTVIENRINALGVAEPTVTVAGGRRVVVEIPGATPAVQQRAREIIQRTARLEFRVVNQGAQPDPGLAQQKPETGGYKLSDLGPVQATGEVIANARAATDPTTGRWVVTFQNTDKGAQTFGDFTGKNVGRLMAVVLDDQIQSVATIQQRLFRDVQISGSFDAEEAGQLALVLKSGALPIKIRTEAEQAIGPTLGADAIRSGAIAAVVGIGLVFAMLFLYYGFWFGLVGALGLLFSSVIILGMLGGFGATLTLPGIAGLVLTIGAAVDGNVISFERIKEELARGKGIKNAIGAGYEHSTAAILDVNASHLLSALALYNYSTGPVKGFAVTLIIGVLASTFSNLVFAKWGMQVLAQRRPNIGARQWIKNTRIDFIKAAPIVTTASVLLAIVGGIIVGTRGLNYGVDFASGTTLTVRTGGQTTTEQVRAAVAGAGVAKVTPQSATIQRTVTPGLSGAQYTVKVPELTAPEVQRVGTAVARLPQGQVQASETVGPAVGRELTQKTVYAVLLGLGLILIYVGFRFDFIMGLGSIVAAIHDVAIAMGLFSLLGLEFTIASVAALLTLIGYSLNDSIIVSDRIRENLREMRGRPYREIVNTSINQTLSRTIMTSVSTMLPLLSLLIFGGPVLRDFSLVLLIGILVGTYSSIYIVAPMVVYLEEWKDKRKASGRAVKA; from the coding sequence GTGACCTACAACAACCCGAACCGCAACCGCAACCGCCGCCCGCCCCCTAAGCGCGTGGCCCCGACGCCGGGCAAGCCGAACCGCTGGACGGGCCTGCTCCTGCTCCTCACCCTGCTTGCCAGCCTGGCGTACATCTGGCGGCCCTGGGAACACCCGCAAACCCCGTTCTCGCTGTGGAACGACAAGTACCAGTTCATGACGCTGGGCCTCGACCTCAAGGGCGGCCTGCGGATCGAACTCGCCCCGGAGGGCGGACCCGCCACCCGCGAGGAACTCGACCGGGTGAAGACCGTCATCGAGAACCGCATCAACGCCCTGGGCGTGGCCGAGCCGACCGTGACCGTGGCGGGCGGGCGCCGGGTCGTGGTGGAAATCCCCGGCGCGACCCCTGCCGTGCAGCAGCGGGCGCGCGAGATCATCCAGCGCACCGCCCGCCTCGAATTCCGCGTCGTGAACCAGGGAGCGCAGCCCGACCCCGGGCTCGCGCAGCAGAAGCCCGAGACGGGCGGGTACAAGCTCTCCGACCTCGGCCCGGTGCAGGCCACGGGGGAGGTGATCGCCAATGCGCGGGCGGCGACCGACCCCACGACCGGGCGCTGGGTGGTGACCTTTCAGAACACGGACAAGGGCGCGCAGACGTTCGGGGACTTTACCGGGAAGAACGTCGGGCGGCTGATGGCGGTCGTGCTCGACGACCAGATTCAGTCGGTGGCGACGATCCAGCAGCGCCTCTTCCGCGACGTGCAGATCAGCGGCAGCTTCGACGCCGAGGAGGCCGGGCAGCTCGCCCTCGTGCTGAAGTCGGGCGCGCTGCCCATCAAGATCAGGACGGAGGCGGAGCAGGCCATCGGCCCGACGCTGGGCGCCGACGCCATCCGCAGCGGCGCGATTGCCGCCGTGGTGGGCATCGGGCTCGTGTTCGCCATGCTCTTCCTGTACTACGGCTTCTGGTTCGGGCTCGTCGGCGCGCTGGGCCTGCTCTTCTCCAGCGTGATCATCCTGGGGATGCTGGGCGGCTTCGGCGCGACCCTGACCCTGCCGGGCATCGCGGGCCTGGTGCTCACCATCGGCGCGGCGGTGGACGGCAACGTGATCTCCTTCGAGCGGATCAAGGAGGAACTCGCGCGCGGCAAGGGCATCAAGAACGCCATCGGGGCCGGGTACGAGCACTCGACCGCCGCGATCCTCGACGTGAACGCCTCGCACCTGCTCTCGGCGCTCGCGCTGTACAACTACTCGACCGGTCCGGTGAAGGGCTTCGCCGTCACGCTGATTATCGGCGTCCTGGCCTCGACCTTCTCCAACCTCGTGTTCGCCAAGTGGGGGATGCAGGTGCTGGCGCAGCGGAGGCCGAACATCGGCGCCCGGCAGTGGATCAAGAACACCCGCATCGACTTCATCAAGGCCGCGCCCATCGTCACCACGGCGAGCGTGCTCCTCGCCATCGTCGGCGGGATCATCGTGGGAACCAGGGGGCTGAACTACGGGGTGGACTTCGCCAGCGGCACCACCCTGACCGTGCGCACGGGCGGGCAGACGACCACCGAGCAGGTGCGTGCGGCGGTGGCGGGGGCCGGGGTCGCCAAGGTCACCCCGCAGAGCGCGACCATCCAGCGCACCGTGACACCGGGCCTGAGCGGCGCGCAGTACACGGTGAAGGTGCCCGAACTCACGGCGCCCGAGGTGCAGCGGGTGGGCACCGCCGTCGCCCGGCTGCCGCAGGGTCAGGTGCAGGCCAGCGAGACGGTCGGCCCCGCCGTGGGGCGTGAGCTGACCCAGAAGACGGTCTACGCCGTGCTGCTCGGCCTGGGCCTGATCCTGATCTACGTCGGCTTCCGCTTCGACTTCATCATGGGGCTGGGCAGTATCGTGGCGGCGATTCACGACGTGGCAATCGCGATGGGCCTCTTCAGCCTGCTGGGCCTGGAGTTCACCATCGCCAGCGTCGCGGCGCTGCTCACGTTGATTGGCTACTCCTTGAACGACTCGATCATCGTCTCCGACCGCATCCGCGAGAACCTGCGCGAGATGCGCGGTCGGCCCTACCGCGAGATCGTGAACACCTCGATCAACCAGACGCTCTCGCGCACGATCATGACCTCGGTGAGCACCATGCTGCCCCTCCTGAGCCTGCTGATCTTCGGCGGCCCGGTGCTGCGCGACTTCAGCCTCGTGCTCCTGATCGGCATCCTGGTCGGCACCTATTCCTCCATCTACATCGTCGCCCCGATGGTCGTGTACCTGGAGGAGTGGAAGGATAAGCGCAAGGCGAGCGGGCGGGCGGTCAAGGCGTAA
- the infB gene encoding translation initiation factor IF-2: protein MSKVRIYNLARDLGVDNGKMLEILDGLGVSYKSVSSTIEDDTVDLIKQILEEEAAGGPAQAPTSTPAAEPVQASAPQAQAETQAQAASQSAPTATVERMPEPAPTASPARELPHRAPVVTIMGHVDHGKTSLLDYIRKTKVAAKEAGGITQHVGAFEARTSKGRVVFIDTPGHEAFTTIRARGANVADIAIIVIAADDSLMPQTREAIAHAQAAKVPMIVAINKIDLPQADPERVKTDLTSLNLVPEEYGGDLIVVPVSARTGEGVEDLLEYISLTAELEDLRADPGGEFRGVVIESRVDRQAGVLATVMVQEGTLHVGDFLVVGEGYGKIKALTDTNGGRIKDAGPSTPVQVLGFSENPSSGETVRSAKNEHQAREVVAGRVGDRRDAEEARGRRRLSLEEMMGPLGETRTVNVILRADTQGSLEAIQGILAKKETDDVKINVLLAGIGSPTEGDVLLASTAEATILCFSVTAAGGVKKIAEQKGIELKSFRIIYELIDEVDRLIKGNVEPVFEERYLGRAEVRMIIKHPKSGNIAGSYVTDGMLRRNAKAKVTRGRQVVYQGTIVGLKRFKDDVREVQTGYECGINLDWNDVQEGDIIEASEMVEVTQA, encoded by the coding sequence ATGTCTAAAGTTCGCATCTACAACCTCGCCCGCGACCTGGGCGTGGACAACGGCAAAATGCTGGAAATCCTCGACGGGCTGGGCGTCTCCTACAAGAGCGTGAGCAGCACCATCGAGGACGACACGGTCGATCTCATCAAGCAGATTCTGGAGGAGGAAGCGGCGGGCGGCCCGGCCCAGGCACCGACGAGCACTCCTGCGGCGGAACCCGTTCAGGCCAGCGCTCCTCAGGCTCAGGCCGAGACGCAGGCCCAGGCCGCCTCCCAGTCCGCTCCGACTGCAACGGTGGAACGTATGCCTGAACCCGCCCCCACCGCTTCCCCCGCCCGTGAACTCCCCCACCGCGCCCCGGTCGTTACGATCATGGGGCACGTGGACCACGGCAAGACCTCGCTGCTCGACTACATCCGCAAGACGAAGGTGGCGGCCAAGGAGGCGGGCGGCATCACCCAGCACGTCGGCGCCTTCGAGGCGAGGACGAGCAAGGGCAGGGTCGTCTTTATCGACACGCCGGGCCACGAGGCCTTCACCACCATCCGTGCTCGCGGGGCGAACGTCGCCGACATCGCCATCATCGTGATCGCCGCCGACGACTCCTTGATGCCGCAGACGCGCGAGGCCATCGCGCACGCGCAGGCCGCCAAGGTTCCCATGATCGTGGCGATCAACAAGATCGACCTCCCCCAGGCTGATCCCGAGCGGGTGAAGACCGACCTCACCTCGCTCAACCTCGTGCCCGAGGAGTACGGCGGCGACCTGATCGTCGTGCCCGTGAGCGCGCGGACGGGCGAGGGCGTCGAGGACCTGCTGGAGTACATCTCGCTGACCGCCGAGCTCGAAGACCTGCGCGCCGACCCGGGGGGCGAGTTCCGGGGCGTGGTGATCGAGAGCCGGGTGGACCGCCAGGCGGGCGTCCTCGCCACCGTGATGGTGCAGGAGGGCACGCTGCACGTCGGCGACTTCCTGGTGGTGGGCGAGGGCTACGGCAAGATCAAGGCGCTGACGGACACGAACGGCGGGCGCATCAAGGACGCCGGGCCGAGCACGCCCGTGCAGGTGCTGGGCTTCTCCGAGAACCCGTCGAGCGGCGAGACGGTCCGCAGCGCGAAGAACGAGCACCAGGCGCGCGAGGTCGTGGCCGGGCGCGTGGGTGACCGCCGCGACGCCGAGGAGGCCCGGGGCCGCCGCCGCCTGAGCCTGGAGGAGATGATGGGGCCGCTCGGGGAGACCCGCACGGTGAACGTCATCCTGCGCGCGGACACCCAGGGCAGCCTGGAGGCCATTCAGGGCATCCTCGCCAAGAAGGAGACGGACGACGTGAAGATCAACGTCCTCCTCGCCGGGATCGGCTCGCCCACCGAGGGTGACGTGCTCCTGGCCTCCACCGCCGAGGCGACGATCCTGTGCTTCAGCGTGACGGCGGCGGGCGGCGTGAAGAAGATCGCCGAGCAGAAGGGCATCGAACTCAAGAGCTTCCGCATCATCTACGAACTCATCGACGAGGTGGACCGCCTGATCAAGGGCAACGTCGAGCCCGTCTTCGAGGAGCGTTACCTGGGCCGCGCCGAGGTCCGCATGATCATCAAGCACCCCAAGAGCGGCAACATCGCGGGGTCGTACGTGACCGACGGCATGCTGCGGCGAAATGCCAAGGCCAAGGTCACGCGCGGGCGTCAGGTCGTGTACCAGGGAACCATCGTGGGCCTCAAGCGCTTCAAGGACGACGTGCGCGAGGTGCAGACCGGCTACGAGTGCGGGATCAACCTCGACTGGAACGACGTGCAGGAGGGGGACATCATCGAGGCTTCCGAGATGGTGGAGGTCACGCAGGCGTAA
- a CDS encoding YlxR family protein — MSVKPRPHERHIPERSCVACRRKRPQGEFVRVTRTAEGWRVLDGKRTGRGAYVCADSPECWAEKRLRRAFRGDAPAVSAALRARRPGSTPPNSSHPNPTHTATDQPMTI; from the coding sequence GTGTCCGTCAAGCCCCGTCCCCATGAGCGGCACATTCCCGAGCGGTCCTGCGTGGCCTGCCGCCGCAAACGCCCCCAGGGCGAGTTCGTGCGGGTCACGCGGACGGCGGAGGGGTGGCGGGTGCTGGACGGGAAACGAACGGGCCGGGGCGCCTACGTCTGCGCCGACTCCCCTGAGTGCTGGGCGGAAAAACGCCTGCGCCGGGCCTTCCGGGGGGATGCCCCGGCGGTCAGCGCGGCGTTGCGGGCGCGGCGACCGGGCTCCACCCCCCCGAACTCCAGCCACCCAAACCCGACTCACACAGCAACGGATCAGCCTATGACAATCTGA
- a CDS encoding intradiol ring-cleavage dioxygenase translates to MNAHPQHDDPDNDDETVGTLLSRRTALRLLGLGGAGLAVGGGVLAQGTLAQRRGSPPGGAGGTGASGAASLPGCVVRPAMTEGPYFVEEELRRSDIRRDTTTGQVSAGVPLTLTFVTSRVAVGACQPRAGVLIDVWQCDALGVYSGVQGGGGDFLRGSQVTDARGRATFTTVYPGWYPGRAVHIHFKLRPLNAGGQATGEFTSQLFFPEEVTDRVHARAPYSRKGRRNVLNAEDGIYRNGGNQLLLSLTGSPEQGYKATFDVGLNIG, encoded by the coding sequence ATGAACGCGCATCCACAGCACGACGACCCGGACAACGACGACGAGACGGTTGGAACCCTGCTCAGCAGGAGAACGGCCCTGCGGCTGCTGGGGCTGGGCGGCGCGGGGCTGGCGGTGGGCGGCGGCGTGCTCGCCCAAGGCACCCTGGCACAGCGGCGCGGTTCTCCCCCCGGTGGGGCGGGCGGCACGGGCGCGAGCGGCGCGGCCAGCCTGCCGGGCTGCGTGGTGCGCCCCGCTATGACCGAGGGGCCGTACTTCGTGGAGGAGGAACTGCGCCGCTCGGACATCCGCCGGGACACCACCACCGGACAGGTCAGCGCGGGCGTGCCGCTCACGCTCACCTTCGTTACCTCGCGCGTGGCGGTGGGCGCCTGCCAGCCACGCGCGGGCGTCCTGATCGACGTGTGGCAGTGTGACGCGCTGGGCGTCTATTCGGGCGTGCAGGGGGGCGGCGGCGACTTCTTGCGGGGCTCGCAGGTCACGGACGCTCGGGGCCGGGCGACCTTCACGACCGTCTACCCCGGCTGGTATCCGGGCCGGGCCGTCCATATCCACTTCAAGCTGCGGCCCCTGAACGCGGGCGGGCAGGCGACCGGCGAGTTCACCTCGCAACTGTTCTTCCCCGAGGAGGTCACCGACCGGGTACACGCCCGCGCCCCCTACAGCCGCAAGGGCAGGCGCAACGTCCTCAACGCCGAGGACGGCATCTACCGCAACGGGGGCAACCAGCTTCTGCTCAGCCTCACGGGCAGCCCGGAGCAGGGATACAAGGCGACCTTCGACGTGGGTCTGAACATCGGTTAG